In Malassezia vespertilionis chromosome 4, complete sequence, the DNA window gcgccttggtcaTATGGCGCAGGTGCTCTTggaagcgtgcgcggctcTCTGTAAAGACGGTAATGGTGTTCATCAACTTGCGGTGGCATTCCAAGTAGCGGTAGTCGGTCAGCATGCACTCTTTGCGGCACGTATTCAGAAAATCGAAATGGTGTTTCATAAAAATTTCGACCGagcgcgcctcgcgcagcttttgTTCGAGCTCGCGCCAGTTGGGCTGGATGATCTCGGTGGTGTAGAAGgcgaggagctgctgcacaagcaggagcatgcgctgccgcagcaaatgcacgcgcagcttccAGCGCTGGAGCACATCGCCGTGCCGGCGCcggtccagcgcgcgccactCCTTGTCGGTCTGCTCGGGCCATACCTCGCTCAgcccgcgctcgagcagcttgagGAGAAGCAGGCACCGGTGGATAAACTgccagcgcagcacattcTTTTTGGAGATGACGAGCGAGACGGGAAACTGGACGTGGACGTCGAACTGAAGCAGGTACATGGCCAGCTCTCTTGCGCCCGCCTTGTGGCGCTCGGcctgctgcttggcgcgcagtttGGCAATCTCTACCACACCTTTGGTGTCTGCAATCCGCTGGAGCTGGTCGTACGCGCGCTCTTTCGCGAGGTCCACGCGCAGCTCTTCGCGGTACGGATCGTGAAACCCTACCGTGTCGCTGCTGCCCAGCACCATGTCCAGCTGGGTCTGCAGCCGAAGCAAGGTCGTCTCGCGGATGCGCTGAGGATCCAccatcttgcgcagctcgtgcgACGACTGGTCCAAGAAGGCCTGGAGAAAGTCGGTGCGCGAGAAGAAAAAGTAGTGCTTGAGGGAGCAGAGACGCGCAATAATGTCCTTGTCCTGGacgagcaggcgcagcaaggcggcattcgcgcgctggTACGCGTTCTCAATGCACACAATAAACTCGTCGCTGTCCATATGGATTCGCTCCTGGTTCGCCTCCTTCTCAAGCGTCgtcgcgacgtgcgcatccTGCTCACCAAAAAGCGAGCCCGCACGCGACGAATGCACATCGCTCACATCGATGCCACACTCGCGTATCGCGTTCAAGTACTTTCCCGCAGACAAAATCTTGTGCTTCCACGCCTCGAGGAACGCGGGAATTTTGGCGCCGCCCGTCAAGTCCCCGCGCAGATTCAACTCCGGctcgtttgcgccgccttccatggcgcgctgctgctcctcgaGATCTTTTTGCTCcagcacacgctcgtcgcggagcATGTAGCGGCGCTCCCAGTACTCGTCGGTAGGGTCTACCTCGAGACTCGCTTGCGTCACGCGCTTGTCCTCGACCACCATACACTCCTCGTAGGGGTCCAGCAGCTGGCCAGACGTGATCCAGCGCAAAAGTGTGCGCGCGTACGGCTGGCTCGCTTCGCGAAAGAGCTCGAGAaagagcgcgtgcgcgtcgGGATCGCCGCCAAGGTGCACGAGACGGTCCCAGAGGATGGACAGGACTTCGCCGCCTTTGACAATGCCCCCGTGAATGTCTTCCGCCGCACCAGAGTcaaggccaagcagcgctcggcggtcgcgctcgagctggaaTGCATCGCTGCCGTACGTGAGACTGCTTTCGCCCTCGGAGGACTCGTCCGCGGCCTCTTCTtcggtgcgcggcagcacgTCTGCGTGCGTGATACTGGCAATCTCCGACGTGAGCGAGTGGATAAGCGCaaaggtgcgcagcatcgggtgcatcgtgcgccacagctgctgcagcgtaaAGTcgggcgagcgcaagagACGCTGCTCCATTTGCTCGACAAGCCCTTCGTACGCGTGCAGCTGGGTCcggatcgccgcgcacagtGCATGCATGACCGTGCCGTACTCAAGGCcggcatcgcgctcgacaaaCGCGTGGATAGAGGTGTAGTAGGAGGCCAGGGgaaggatgcgctcgaccatttcgcgcagcgaccCATTGAGCTCCGCATCGATCACAAACTGGGCCCCGTTCAGGCGGTGGCCCAGATCGTCGGGCTTGTACTGCGGAGAAAATTGGACATAGTTGCCTTCAATGCCAATAAGGACAAACAGCAGGTCCTCTACAAGCAAAACATCTTGCAGCTGGCGGTCGACACTGCGCAGCGGAATGTCCCGAACGGCTTCTTTCTTCGACACACCAGCACCCAGCATGTCGTAGACTCGCGGCTGGGCAAGTTTGCGCGGCGACATGTTGggcacgcgctcgctcaGCGGATTCTGCACAAAGCTCGCCTCGTGCAGGTACGAGgcgtgcacagcgtgcgccgcggacgTTGGCTGTGGAGTGCTCTCACCAtctgcacgcagcgccgcttcagagctcgcgccgctcgcgttCACGCCGCTCGCATCCTCCTCACCATCGGGCGACACATTCGCCGTCTGCATCGCTTTCCTCGTCGAACTCTGCACGGCGGAAAGCCGCCGGAGGTACTGGGGTAAGCACGGGAGGTACGTACACGATCATACTCTTTCGCACtcacatgcgccgcgctcctgctcgTCACTCCACGCCCAGGCGTGAAGGggatcgtgcgcgaggcgcggtgcacagacgccggcgcgccgtcaGACATGCCGCTCGCCatgtttgcgcgcggcgcgcgcggatgcGTTGCTATCACGTGACTAtgaagcgccgcgctcgcgcggcgtccagcCGCCCTGGAGCGCGTTGTGTGCGCCgtagcgcggcgcggcccatcccgcggtgctgcggggtggcagcgcgtcgtgtgcgctgtgcatgtAAGATTCGATATTTTGGTAGCCCTGAGGCAGGCCCTCGTGAATGATGTAGCCTTTAGGCCCGAGCCattgctcgacgcgcgccgcatcgagcgctgcgagcgccgtgtctgccgcggcgcgcgtgctgtgctcggcggcacaccgctcttcgtcgtccagcacgccgTTGCCAGCGACAGTGCCCGCGAGACTCAGCACAGCCCAGCCGATGACCATCATGCTGGGCGGGCGCTGTCCGTCGGGGACGCGGTTCTCGAGCACGTCGCagatgcgctccagcgtCGAGGCAATCACGCGCTGGTCCTcggagctcgcgcgctccaCGATGGCAATGGGCACGTACGGCGGGAATGGGGGGCcctggcgcgcagcggtgtcgtgcggcgcgctgagcGCGTCGACAACGGCGCGGAGGCGTGCGACGCCCATCAGCacgagcagcgtgcgcgcgcgctcgtaGCCAAGCAGGCTCGTTTGGCGCCCACCGCGCCCGACGCCGGTGCAGAGCACAAGGCTgtctgcggcgccgcgctgcgttACCGGGATGTCTACGAGCAGGGGGCCCGCAAACGCGCTGCTGATCCCAGGCACGGTGGTGCACGCGACGCCTGCGTTGCGGAATGCGACCAGCtcttcgccgccgcggccaaagACATAGGGGTCGCCCTGCTTGAGGCGCACGACCGTCTTGCCTTGGCTGACGGCCTCCATCGCGAGCGAGATCAGCTCGGACTGCGCGCCCTCGGCGTTGCCGGGAAACTTTTTCGCAATCACCAGCGCTGTGCTCGCGGGAATAAGCGCCAGGACGGCGGTGGGGACAAGCTTGTCAGAGAGGATCAGGTGCGTGTGGGACGAGGTGAGAATCTGGTGCGCTGCTACCGTCAAGAGGCGCGGATCGCCGGGGCCAGAGCCCAGCAAGTATACCTGGCcacgcggcacgctgcttcGCAGATCCAGTTCGTGCCGCGAGcgtttcggcgcgcgctcgctTGCATCCAGCAGGTCATGTGCAGagcactgcggcgcgtctgcgtcCGCGTtcgcgtcgtgcagctgcgtcgCGAGCAGGCTTTGCATCTCGGCGCGCCCCAGGCGCcccaggcgctcgagcggcCAGTACTCGCTAATCTGCGCGAcccagcgcatgcgccgccgctgctgcgccgcacttgaTGCGGTATCGTGCGAATGGCTGTACCCGAGCgtgtcgcgcacgctcgactcgtcttcttcgcccagcgccgcatcgctcTCTTTCGccatctcgcgcatctcgccgatgcgctcTACGGCATCGCCCACATTTGGCGGAAGCGACGAGACAATCGTGCGCCGTATGCGCCCGGCCAGGCGGCAGCCGCGGCCGTTGGTCGTGACCGCGACTTGGAGCGAGGagggcgcgccgtcgctgccgctCGGGCCGCTCGGGCCGCACGGAAAGCGGTGCACGGCGGGCAGGCTCACGTCGCACAGAGCGGGCTGGTCCGTGACATTGAGCGGCAGCCGAAGCTGCCGGCACAGCGTCGCAAggagcgtgcagcgctccatacacgcgcgacgcacgtcgcgcgcctcgtctgTATCTTGCGCGAGCGTATCGGTGATGCACACGGCAAACACGGCCGCctccgcgccgtcgagTGCGGCAATCATGGCACGCCAGGTGTgctcgcacgcacgcgTATCTTGCGGAAAAAACGCCTCGTACGGCGCGCTATGCCACGCGGCTCGCGCTGcctcgacggcgtcgcgcacatcggCGTGTGCGTCTGCGGCGTGGCCGTGCCATACAATGACGGGACGCATCGATGCTTCAAGCGCTAGATgcatccgcgccgcggcaagcttgCCGGCGCCGATGATCAGCAGGATGCGGTGCACAGGGCGGTGTGCCAGCAGCAGGgctgccggcgccgccatgGTAGACAACAGAGTGGCGATGCACGTGACGttgtcgcggcgtgcgcgccttttttccGGCGTGCGCCACGCCTGCCGCAAGGACGAGCAGGGAGGACGAGatgagcgcggcggcggcggaagAGCAATGGGACGATACGGATACGCGCAACCTCGACATGAGCGATCTAGCAGGTCCATTTGAAGGGCCTGAAAAGCTGCTGGAAATCTGGTTCGCGCCGTCCGTGCAGGACTTGCCCGAgtgtgcgtcgctgcaggTGGACGACCTGCCCACGAAGCGCACCGGACTGCGCCGTGTGCCGAAGAGTACGTGGGAGCAGATGCTCGAGCTGGTCAAGTGCAAGACGTTGAGCGTCGAGAGCAATGCGGAGATGGATGCCTACTTGCTGAGCGAATCGTCCATGTTTGTTTTCCCCCACAAGCTGATCCTAAAAACGTGCGGCACCACCACACTGCTACTGGGCCTCGAGCGTCTCTTGCGCATTGCGACGACGGCGCTGTTTGACGACGAGCATGTGCCGTACGGCTCGTCGGTCTCGAGCACACACTTGGACGCGGCACTTGCTCTGTGCACGACCGAGGCGCggcagctcgccgcgcatgtATACCGCTGCTTTTACTCGCGCAAGAGCTTCATGTTCCCAGAAAAACAAAAGGGCCCGCACCGCGACTGGATGCTCGAGACGGCGCTCCTCGATCGCTACTTTGCCTCGGGCTCCGCGTACACGGTCGGCCGCATGAACGGCAACCACTGGCTTTTGTACATGGCGTGCAACGACCGCCGCACCACACACACCGTCCCGAGCAACGACATGACGCTAGAGATCCTCATGACCGAGCTCGCGCCCGACGCGTGCGCCCACTTTGCTTTCGACGCACCGAGTACGCCAAACGTGGACAAAGCGCTCCGCGATGCacacgcgctcggcgctggtGTGTCACGGCGCATTGGACTCGCGTCCTTGTTTCCAAGCATGCAGCTCGATGCGTTTGCTTTTGAGCCGTGCGGGTACTCGGCCAATGCGCTGGTGCCtgccgccgaggcgcacgcGGGAGGGTACTGGACCGTGCACGTCACGCCCGAGCAAGGGAGCAGCTATGCGAGCTTCGAGACAAACATTGCGCTTGAATGCGACACGCCCACAGCGAGCgatcgtgcagcgcggtACGCGACCAATGCACATACCCTCACCGAGCGTGTGCTCGGCGTGTTCCGCCCGCGGAGCTTTACCCTGACGCTCTTTGTCTCTGCCGAGGAGCATTCGGATACCTATGGAGTGCctctgcgcacgctcgaaaTCGACGGCTACCGCAAACGCGATCAGATCGTGTACGAGTTCGAGGGGTACAAGCTATTATTCCTTTCTTTCCAACTGTAGCGTATTACACCGACTCGGCATCGCTCGTGTCGCtggcgtcgccgtcgctcgTGTCGCTGGCGTCGCTATCGCCCGTGCCCGGCATCGTGATTTGTTCCATATCGTACCCGAGCTTCGCCAGCTCACCTTGGGTACTCTCGAGCTTTGCCGTGGAGCACGCCACCGCACACACCGACGTCGCGGGGTCAAATAGAGGGAGAATGTAGCGCGTaagcatgcgctgcacatcgtCGAGCGTGACTTGGTTGGCGTCGTGTAGCAGTGCATGGCCGCGGCCTTTGCCGACCAACTTGATCACACTGTCGGTAAAGCTCTCCATCGCCGCGGCACCGACCGTGCCTTCGCTGTCCGCAACGCTGTAGTGCAGACTGCTTTTTGCGCTCTCGAGCATGGTCGCATCGATCTGCATGCTCTCCTCTTGGttggccagcgcgccaagtacTTTTCCGCCTTCCACAAACGCTTTCACCGAGTCGGGACTGCGGTAGAGGATAAAGTGTAGGTGGCGCGCTTCAGGGTCGTTGCGGATCGATGCGCCGTACGCGAGGCCCGCACCGCGGATGTAGCGCCAGAGAAACGATTCCATCGCGTTGAGAATCGTGATGGTCAcgacaagcgcagcatAGTCGGGATCGGTGTACTCGGCAACGCCTT includes these proteins:
- the alp4 gene encoding gamma tubulin complex Spc97/GCP2 subunit Alp4 (EggNog:ENOG503NWIP; COG:Z), which translates into the protein MASGMSDGAPASVHRASRTIPFTPGRGVTSRSAAHVSAKEYDRYLRRLSAVQSSTRKAMQTANVSPDGEEDASGVNASGASSEAALRADGESTPQPTSAAHAVHASYLHEASFVQNPLSERVPNMSPRKLAQPRVYDMLGAGVSKKEAVRDIPLRSVDRQLQDVLLVEDLLFVLIGIEGNYVQFSPQYKPDDLGHRLNGAQFVIDAELNGSLREMVERILPLASYYTSIHAFVERDAGLEYGTVMHALCAAIRTQLHAYEGLVEQMEQRLLRSPDFTLQQLWRTMHPMLRTFALIHSLTSEIASITHADVLPRTEEEAADESSEGESSLTYGSDAFQLERDRRALLGLDSGAAEDIHGGIVKGGEVLSILWDRLVHLGGDPDAHALFLELFREASQPYARTLLRWITSGQLLDPYEECMVVEDKRVTQASLEVDPTDEYWERRYMLRDERVLEQKDLEEQQRAMEGGANEPELNLRGDLTGGAKIPAFLEAWKHKILSAGKYLNAIRECGIDVSDVHSSRAGSLFGEQDAHVATTLEKEANQERIHMDSDEFIVCIENAYQRANAALLRLLVQDKDIIARLCSLKHYFFFSRTDFLQAFLDQSSHELRKMVDPQRIRETTLLRLQTQLDMVLGSSDTVGFHDPYREELRVDLAKERAYDQLQRIADTKGVVEIAKLRAKQQAERHKAGARELAMYLLQFDVHVQFPVSLVISKKNVLRWQFIHRCLLLLKLLERGLSEVWPEQTDKEWRALDRRRHGDVLQRWKLRVHLLRQRMLLLVQQLLAFYTTEIIQPNWRELEQKLREARSVEIFMKHHFDFLNTCRKECMLTDYRYLECHRKLMNTITVFTESRARFQEHLRHMTKALDAWHAAPHDTEFPAFPAHDPLAKIEASWNKHARTFRDVVNLLSTTENPAALPLAYRLQTALR
- the MET1 gene encoding uroporphyrinogen-III C-methyltransferase (EggNog:ENOG503NVMM; COG:H) encodes the protein MAAPAALLLAHRPVHRILLIIGAGKLAAARMHLALEASMRPVIVWHGHAADAHADVRDAVEAARAAWHSAPYEAFFPQDTRACEHTWRAMIAALDGAEAAVFAVCITDTLAQDTDEARDVRRACMERCTLLATLCRQLRLPLNVTDQPALCDVSLPAVHRFPCGPSGPSGSDGAPSSLQVAVTTNGRGCRLAGRIRRTIVSSLPPNVGDAVERIGEMREMAKESDAALGEEDESSVRDTLGYSHSHDTASSAAQQRRRMRWVAQISEYWPLERLGRLGRAEMQSLLATQLHDANADADAPQCSAHDLLDASERAPKRSRHELDLRSSVPRGQVYLLGSGPGDPRLLTVAAHQILTSSHTHLILSDKLVPTAVLALIPASTALVIAKKFPGNAEGAQSELISLAMEAVSQGKTVVRLKQGDPYVFGRGGEELVAFRNAGVACTTVPGISSAFAGPLLVDIPVTQRGAADSLVLCTGVGRGGRQTSLLGYERARTLLVLMGVARLRAVVDALSAPHDTAARQGPPFPPYVPIAIVERASSEDQRVIASTLERICDVLENRVPDGQRPPSMMVIGWAVLSLAGTVAGNGVLDDEERCAAEHSTRAAADTALAALDAARVEQWLGPKGYIIHEGLPQGYQNIESYMHSAHDALPPRSTAGWAAPRYGAHNALQGGWTPRERGAS
- the SPE2 gene encoding adenosylmethionine decarboxylase (BUSCO:EOG09263LNF; EggNog:ENOG503NUFX; COG:T), yielding MSAAAAEEQWDDTDTRNLDMSDLAGPFEGPEKLLEIWFAPSVQDLPECASLQVDDLPTKRTGLRRVPKSTWEQMLELVKCKTLSVESNAEMDAYLLSESSMFVFPHKLILKTCGTTTLLLGLERLLRIATTALFDDEHVPYGSSVSSTHLDAALALCTTEARQLAAHVYRCFYSRKSFMFPEKQKGPHRDWMLETALLDRYFASGSAYTVGRMNGNHWLLYMACNDRRTTHTVPSNDMTLEILMTELAPDACAHFAFDAPSTPNVDKALRDAHALGAGVSRRIGLASLFPSMQLDAFAFEPCGYSANALVPAAEAHAGGYWTVHVTPEQGSSYASFETNIALECDTPTASDRAARYATNAHTLTERVLGVFRPRSFTLTLFVSAEEHSDTYGVPLRTLEIDGYRKRDQIVYEFEGYKLLFLSFQL